The nucleotide window aattcagccaaaaaaatatatttatttgggaataaaacgaaataaataggtttacaaaaccggcgaactttgctactcgatgactaCTGAGTACTGACCAGGATTTGCATTaatccactagttgggtgagaATAACAGTGGACTTTTCATGTAGTGTACTTGAACACGGAATTATAACCATTTGGCGAACTATGTGGATGTGGTGCTGTACTTTTCATTTAGAATACTTGAAGACTTACAACCAAGAGCAGGCTCATAGGTGTCTTTTAATTCAAGATGGAGTGAAAGGGAAGTGGCATATCCGTGCCATGGTTGTGAGGGACGTTCGTTTATACATTCCTGACGATGCATTTTATGGATTGCCTTAGTGGTTAACAAATGCCTTACTCAGAAGAGGTGGGAAAAAGAACAATCTCTAATCGGTATCTCACGTTACACTGGGCTGTGTTTCGCATGCACGCATTTGTCTTAAATCTTTCAATGTTCTCATTTTATAGAGCTTAATATTCGGTGATTTCACCACAGACGAATGGGAGAAATACTTCTGTAACACTGTTTCTCAAACTGGAAGTTCTCGGGCAGTTGAGGTACTGAACGGCTTTGAAAATTGAACAAAGTACACTTGATCGAGTCAATAATTTCGTCTAATATGATCGTTTCTGTTCCTAATGATTTGCACACAGTTTCTCTTCGATTTGGAATTTTCGGATACTGAAGAACAGGATGCTAGTTTCAAAGGTATGTGGCGTACTTATCCAACGTAATCAGCGtacattttgaaataatttttcacatCTTATGCTGAATTTAATGAAACTTCCACATTGTCTCCCATAGCCAAGGTAATCCCTTGGCATTTTAAGAGAAAAGAATAGTTATATTCTTACACTCAGAGAAAATAGAAACTCTTCCCCTCAATCCTTTAACCCCAGGCACAGCTAGTGTATCAGTATAAGCTGCATAATTAGAAAGTACTACTTTCAAAGCAAAAATGAGTTTAAGTGAAATTATTGATTAAATAGACAGGGTTATCTGAAAGGTAATGTGCAATGTTTGTACTGTGATTCTGTGTCATGAGCTCTTGTAATTCTGATTAATAATTGCATTGCATTTATTACAGCTAACTAATGGTTATGCATTCCATTTGCAAGTATTTAGCATCTACCGGAGTTATttggttataaggcgcactcggttataagactaAGATGCACCCccaacttagcaatttaatcaagccaagttctcaaactgaaaatcaGGTGAAAATACTCAGTTATAAGATGCACCaaaaaattgagagttatcaaaagggTGTGTTGAATCTGACACCAATTATCCCCACACAATTGGCAtactctttttgttaacgtaaacaaaagtgaaatAGTCATGTGTTTAATGATATAGGTCAAAACAAACCTAAAAGTTCACACCTTTAATGGTAAGCATACAACGCATACACATTTATTTGAACCTTCCGACTTAATCATATGATGGAATATTCAGTTGCAAAGTTATCGCCACACTGTTCGTTCAGAGTAGAAGGAGCCACACACACAAATCTTGGAATTCAAAAAAAAGGTTCGAACGCTTGTATTGTTTTCATGGGTGTCATGTTACTGAGCACATGATATTAAGCATGTATGCAATTGCCTGTTTGTTTGcctttctcttgaagtcgtttagtGTTGAGAAATGAATTACCGTAAAGACTcttgtataagccgcacccccaacTTTCAAGCATAATTTCgcgaaaaaaataagaagtccaaaaagcacCCTTGTCATTGAAAAAAAGTTGGTCGTTTGTTCactgattttaacaaaaaacttgACGAAATCTAATGTTGCGAAGTTGCAGCAACATTAATAAGTTGATCAAGAATGCACGCTTTGactggctaaaaaaaaaacattagagaAAGCCTGGTCCGAGTCACGTAGTAGACCGCCATCACCTCCTCTTTCGCATCAGCTGTGTTTGGATATCACGTTTATCGAGGCGCATGGAAGCCATCGATCGGAGAAACACTTGTTGCTAAACGAGAGTTTAACAACCCCATGGGCAAACACGTCGTGAAAGTCGTAAAGGGCGATGGAACGGTCAGCCATTTGCCTCGCGAGTTCTGCTGAATAGCGTGGTATTTTCTTGTATGAAGTGATCGGTCGCAGACGACATTGTAAGCAGCTGTGCAGAGGTATGGAGGTTCCATGCCTAGAGtttaactgctcaaacaaagaacaaatgaaatgcttgaaagaattacttaatctttatttactgaaggttttcagttcaatttgcGACAACAACAAGCCAGTTTACTCTCTCTTAAATCAATGGTCTCGTGTATAAGCTGCACCCgcgatttttgacccaaaaccaATATCAGGCTTGGATGGTGAACAGTCCATTTACTTACACTCTGTTGGGGAAAAAGAGAGCGCCAAGTGAGGAACTTGTTTCACAGTGGATTCCCCTAAGCTTGGCAAGAGATACCCGCTCATTTAGTTGTCAATGCCTTCAATGACTGACAACTAGAGTCCTTTTCTTGTGTTGTTTCACTGCAAGTTTTTgtcaaattgtgatcttaagattttgttgcacgaaaatacttggctataaggcgcacccaaaatttagcactaacttgccacccgaggacagatttttcttgaaaaaaatgtgCGCCTGATAACCAAATAACTATGGTAATATCCAGCTCATTTAAATAAGCACTGATATTCTACCTTTGAAACAGCCGATCCAAGAACACAAAGTTTGACAAGTGACATTCCTGAATCCCAAAATGCTCCTACAGGACCAGATGATTCTGGAGTTGAAGTTGGACAAGAGAGTGAACAAGAAAGTGCCTCAGGGAAAGCAGTGCATTTCTCAAATAATTCAATCAATTTAGTGAATGATTCTGCTTTtgacaaaaaagaagaacaagaaccaCTTGACCGAATCATTCAAACCAATACTGGGCATATTCATTTTGGTCAAAAAAGCATTGTTGAGGACCAtgacaaagagaaaagaagagtAAAACCCTTCAGGTGAGAAAACTTCATGAATCATTACTTTGCAAGTGTATTccttcagaaaacaaaaaaaaatgacaacagaaAAGAGCTGTTGAAAAGTACCAACAGCAAACAGTtttcataattttcattttcattagaGCATTAATTTCCTGTGTAATAATCTTGGAGTAGTTTATGTTGGGACTAGTGCCAAAATAAATTTCAAGGTTTCAAAAGACTTATGTTTGAAACTGAGCAaacaatgtttttattttattttgcagctCTTTTACTGTGTTATCACAAAGTGATGGAGTGCCTTGCTTGGCATTGACTATTCCAGATCAACACATGGAAAAGACTGACAATGAGAGATCACACAAGCGTCGCAGGCGTCGACGGCAGAGGAAACGGTCTGGATCAGTTTCAAGCTCGTCCAGTGAATGCAGTGAGAAGGATAGGATTACCTTAAATTCACCAGGATTATTTCCTAAGAACAACACTTTTGGCTCAGTGCTGAGCTCAGAAGGGGTTGCTGTGGAAGTAAATGCTTCAAACTTGCATGCTAATGTATTTCACTCAACacaggaaaataatttttgtgacAAAGAAAGCTCATCACCAAGACACAGTGTAAGCTCCTCTGATGGAAAGAACAGAAAGTCCTCCTCATCTACTGATGAGACACTTAATAGTAGTCCTGTTCAGAGTGATACAGATATTAGTATCACTGATACATATCAGTCATCTGAGAAGCAATGGGACAGAGATCTTCAAAGATCGGAAAGTCAAACATCCACCTCTACTAATCAGGAAATAGTAGAGAACAAGGAAACTCCTAAATTATCTTCCTGGGCTGATTTGTTTAAATGCAGCAGCTCCAAGTCATCACTAAGTGTTGCTATTAAAGCACATAACACTGTTGTAACAGCAAAACCTCACTTCAAGAAAACAGAAGAGGACCAACTTTCTCAAACAGTTATTGGGGTTGAAGAAGACAAGTATGCCAAACAGCTTGCAGGTACATCTGCTGTTGAGGCAGAAGACATGTTGCTTAAAGTGATCATGCACTGTCAAAATTGCTGCATAGTTTAATCCTATCCTCAAAAAAGAGTGTGTTTAATGCTGTTTAATAATAGATAGGTTAAGATCAACAGCAAGTACCAGTACCAATACGTGCAATCAGTTAGGTGCATGTGCTGTTGCCATGTGACATAAAGTTATTGGAAGCTATGACAACTGAAATGGTATCCATACTGGAGGTATGAAACACTATATGCCTGACTTGTTTCTGAGGAACATGGGCATGACAAAATCTACAACAGCGGTGGAAGATATTGGTATTAGTATCGCTATTGGTCAATCTTAATATCtctaattattattgtcctaAGACTTCCTGAGATGttcagtttaattttgtttctctgTCTTTGAATGGTTGGTTGACTTGCAGATTCTCTACAGAAACAGAAATTCCTATATAATCAAGAGGCTTTCATCCCACGAGGGTTaacaaacaaaggaaactgGTGTTACATCAATGCTGTATCCAAAATATCAGTTATTGAGCTACAGTGACAACAATGCCTCATATATTTGTTTCTTGACTCCAAAAACCAATATTCAAATGTTTAGCTACTGAAATGAAGTCTTATCCATTGCCTTAGAGGTGTTACCTAAACAGGGTTAACATGGAGAAATTCTTATTGACATTTTACTTCTAGTAAATTAGAAATGTCCAGAATTGCAAGTAATTGGCTGCATCACAGAGTGTCCCTCACACTTTGAATTCAACCatataaaggtcatgaagtgtcctttTAAATTTACTCCACAAGAAGACCAAAACAGTaacctaatcctaacctaaaaaatAATTCAGATGCAACAGGTTGTAAACAAGTATTTTAGGGTTAGACTCAATAAGGCATTTctgatgtttatcaaaatttttGCATGCATCTAATATTATTGCTGGTAATCCTGGACAAAATAGTAAGTGTAACAAATTGTGAAGGGGCTCGGCATTTCTTTGAAGCTCAAGTTTAAAGCCTTGACAATGAACAGACCTTGCAAGCATTGACTGGATGTTCACCATTCATCAACCTGTTAAGGCAGTTACCTTTTCATAAGGACAAAGGACTGACATCTACACCCATTATAGACAGCATGtacaaaaaattattgtgtTAATAGCTGGGTCATGAGGGCTGttagaaaattgaaaagacatTAAGAAATCTTTGTCTGTACTCTTGGCAATAAAGTGCACCTGTCATACGTTTTGGAGGAAATCATCCAAACGTATAAAATAGTGCAGAAAGTTGCACAAAATGTTAAAGAAATAGTGAAACAAGTAAGACAATATTCTCATGCAAGATTATGGGCCATTCATAAAGCAAGTTTGATTTGTCCCCTTGGACCTCTCAAATTGTCTGATGTTTTCAGTGCTCAGGAAAATCAACCTTTGCCTTCATACATCTAGAACAACATTTCAACTTAAGTCACCATAAGTATGGTGTTGTACATGTAGGtttctaatttttattttgtgtatttTCTTAGGTTAAACTTTGTAAACGAGTTTAAGGAGATGCCAGTTAAACAAGGTCAGTAGGAAAATAGTATTATTTTGTTCAGACCCACAGGGCAGGGAAAGTACCATTTTAGGGATGAAGGATTCTTTGAACATTGCTCAAACAAACAAATCTTCACCATGGTTTTATTTTAGTTTGTCGTGCAGATGATTCTCTTGTTTGATGGTCAAAACTTAATATGTTTTTCAAGCAATCTAAACATACCTACTTGTTCATTTTTAAGCAGGCAATTCCTCAATGAAGCTCAAGACAGACTTAACTATTGGTCAACCAATTGAACCTTTGTATGTTTACAAGATGCTATCAACAATTCAGAGTTCACTCTCAGTAAAAGTAAGTCAGTCATCTTCCTGTGAAGTCGAGGTTTACATACTGTTTTGACTATGCTATTGTTGCTCTTTTTAGTAAATGTAAAACTTGTACTGTTTTCCTTTTAAGGGTCGACAAGAAGATGCTCAAGAATTCCTCAGCTGTATTTTGAATGGAATGCATGAAGAGATGTTACAGCTTGCTAAAGTGAACTCACCCTCAATCATTGGTAAACTCAGTGATATACTATTCTACCCTGAACAACATATTCTATCTGCATTTTATAATGTTTGGATCTATGTGTTTAACTTCAGATAAGCAGATTGTCGAGGGTTCAATTGACATTGCTAATGAAACACACCTGGCTAAACAAAGTGTGTCAACCTGGGAGGTAGATGAAGGGGATTGGGAACAAGTGGGTCGCAAGAACAAATCAGTGATTACCAGAATGGTAAGAAGCACACTTGTGGTATTGTGTTTGAATCAATGTATTGTTTGTCACTGAATATTATTCTCTTGTAACAGAACAAGgcaattaatttaattttcatCATGAAAATACAGATTTGGCAATAAATTCCTCTAATTAAATGATGAAATTTTCAATGATAAAAGAGTGCAGCGCAACATATCAGGGCCGGCTGGCTCAGTTTGAAGGTTCACTCTGTTTGTAGGGTACATACCCACAGTCATTCATCTCAAGTATCTTTGGTGGATTCCTTCGGTACTCTGTTCATCAGTCAGGGTTAAGAGGCACTGCAAATGTTGAACCTTTCTTTGAGCTTCATTTGGATGTGCAGGTCAGTAAATATTGCTCACTAGGCTTTTATTTCTAGTGAATTCTGTGATTCCAATATTCTATTCTGGGTTTATTCGTAGAAATAAATAATATCAATTCAAATAGCTTACCTTCTTCGTCCACATTTGCCCCATCTCGACAACCAGTGTCTCGAGATTGGATTGGCACCCGAGAGTTTATATGTTTCACTGCGGAGGAAAATAAGAAGAACGAAGTTCATCTTAGAACTTTAAATGTCGTTTGCTCTGTTGTGCGGATTTCTTTTGGGAAGAGCAATTTCTCAAGGTTAACATGAAGGAAGTATATGAACAACTCAGTCCAATGAAAGTCTATTGTTTGTAAGTAGAACTTGTGAACTGTAATACTTATTGAACTTTTCAGTAACTACTTATGTTTCCTTAGCCTGTCACATCCGTTGAGGAAGCcttgaaaaatttggttttgaaGGAAGAGGTGCAGGGATACACTTGCACCAAGACAAACGCTCAGGTCAGTGTTACAACGATCAAAACATCACTTGATCCCTTTATGATGTATTCAAATTTTTTCATCGTGCAGGCATTCAACCTCGACCTGCAGTCTCCGTCTTCAGTCAACCGGGAGGGGTCCCTTATTTGAAAGCTCGGTCTGTAATCGTACCCTACACGAGATGTAAAAAAATTGTGTCGATGATTGGTTTACATCGAGGTTTCAAACGTTCTAGAATTTGACTTAGTTTAGCGGGAAATAGGGATCCATTATTTTACTATTTGTGTGACGCAATTTCTAGCCGATGACAAACGTCATTTAAACATGTCAAAGTATTGCAATAGAGCTCAGGGCTGTTTCGTTCGCAGTGATTGGCGGCTTCGTTGACGCTGACATTGGTGAACAGAACCAATCGGAATGTAGAGATTTCAATCATCAACTTTGACTGTGAGTGTGATCCGTCGCCTAAAGGgctgttgctttttttttttttaggttgaTATTTCTCGTCGTGTGACTATAGAAAGCCTGCCAAAGATTCTTATCCTTCATTTAAAAAggtttatttattccaaatttggAAGTCAAAAGCTACAGAAAGTGATTGACTATCCGTTGATGCTGACAATAGACAAAGGTAAGGGATCCTTTACCCAAGATATCAATTCAGTCGTCACGGAAGCAGGACATAAAATCCAGTCTtctcaaaatgaaggaaaatatcATTTTAGGGGAGAGATAAGAGCAAAGCTGGAATACACGGAGAAACAGCTGTCATTAAACCGAAGCAAATTGCGAACAACGAAATCATCGCGCATGGGATGAAATTACTGGATTTCCACTTTCTCAGTTAGGTTCAGTTCCCGCAACCGTTGTTTGGTGTATGTTATTCCAGAGGCAGTGGTATAAACACACTTCTTAATGTTTTGTGTTGCTAAAAAACAGCcaaacaaaataagaaaaatgatATGCTCTAACTCCCTAAAGGACACTTAATCTTAGATTCCAGGAAAACCGACTTCTAAAGACTTCTTGTTTATTGGCAGAGCTTTTGTCGTCAAGCGTACAAAGCAAACATTCTACCTCTCAAAAAACGTACAAGCTTTTTGCTGGTAAGTTCACGAATCACAGGGCGGGCTCCGAAATCTATCGTAAATGTGACAAGGTTGCTTGATCAAACATGGCAACCAGTTTAGACAGTAATAGCTCCGTACAAGACTTGTGTTAGTGCAAAGTGCATAAAGGAGGAAAGGGCACCGAATTTCTACGCTCATGAGTGTGCAACCTCGTTCCTAAGGTCCCTCTTCTTCTGTTTCCCATGGAGTGGGAGAAGCGAAGGGACGAAGAGAGATCCTGCGAAGGAGATCGTTGAGCATCCGGGAAGTTATGTTAAAAATGATTGAAGTGCCTTTCGTTTATTTCTCTTCCTAGTGGTTTATCACCATGGAAAGAATGCTGGCGGAGGTCATTACACATGTGATGTTTGTCATCCTGTTTATGGCTGGATCAGAACAGATGACACGAGACTCAAAATTGTTCCGCCTAACTACGTCTTGAAACCAACTCAGGGCAAAGACCCTTATTTGCTCCTTTACCGCAGGGCAGATCTTATGCCATAATCAGCCTGGCAAGGGATTTAATTTGAAGTAAACGATTGGGAAATATGGGGTAATGCGAAATGTAGCATTTGATAAATCTGCTTTTTCTTTGGGTGGTGAAATTAAAGTCAATTGTCACTGAAGAAAGCGAATTATGCAGAGGTTATGTATAGTGCTTCAAATTCAATAGCACTTACCAGTGGTCTGGGTAATTCGATTGAAAAATTCTCGCAGTTTCAGAATCGTTTGTTGTGTTCACCATTATTCTTGCGACGCTCTTATCacgctttttatttttttcatccctGCTATGACAGTCTCTTTTTGAAGTCTCCTGGGGAGTTTTCATTCAAGGATAATAGTAAGAATTCAGTTTACAGTAAGAGTTGGTTTTGCTTTAATGGCTTTGCTGTAGTTATAGCCGGTTCCACATTAACGAATTGCGACTCACAAACGCCTTTAGTTTATCAGCCAAAAAAACATCGCCGCTGATGTTGTGAAAAggtaagacaaaagaaaaagaaagtttgGTTGGTACATTTGTTCATCTAGGTTAACCGCAGAAATTCGACGACAAGTGTGAAGTGTGTCCTGAATATGAAACTAACTTGTGGTATCGATTGAAGTTTACCCTTTCAAAGTTCTTATTTCCCCAAACAAATTCAGAGGGAGTGATTGAATGGGAAATATTACTTAAAGGAAGATTGGAACAATACGATCAAGAACCCAGCGACTGAAGGAGAGAAACCGTGAAACACCACGCAATGAATTGGTTAAGAACCAAAAAACTCTGGTTGGGGCTGGCAGAGGCTGAAGTTTCCTTGCTGAGCATTTCAGTCTGAGATGATAAAATCACTTATTTGAAATAGCTGTGAGAGAAAAGTCAAACACTTTTGTTAGGACGGCACCTCCTCGGTTGGTTGTGACATGCGAAAGAGAGTCTGTCTCGGTAGACTGAGTTTTCATGTATATACCCACCACAAATCCTTTATACATGTGCCCCAGCCATCCACCTCCTACTTCTCTCCTCCAAGTTCATTTCCTTTCATCCTTATTTCTTCACCCACATTTGCACTTGTCTAAATTAAAACTTTTTCCTCTACCCAAATTTACCCTTATCTACCTTCACCGGTATTAACTCAACTACAACGAGATGAATTTTGTCTGTTGTTCAAATGGGGACTTTCTTGCCGGGTTTCTGAGATGAAAATAACCTTATTTCTCGAGGGAGGCTGAATAACTATAAATATGTTCAAATCGTGCGTTCTTGGAAGAAATCACTTTATCTCGGTAATCGGGCTATTTTTATGACGAAATGTTCTTGGCATCCGGTACCACTGTCCGTCCTCAAATAAGGGAATAAGGGAACATTCATTATTTATCCCAGTGGCTAGGCTGGTACGATCCGTcggaaagcaaaagaaaacgttgTGACCCCTTATAGGGAGAATGGAAAAAGTCATGATCCCTCTTAAGTGCATTAAACAGTAAATTGCCCCACTCCCCCCCCAAGAAAACCTTATTGTTGCCCGTTACAGTAGGGCGGAGTTCTTAGAGAGCGAAACCAGTAAGGAAGGCCTGATACCAGCTGTCCATTTACCTTATCCAACTCGTTCTGGACGTAATACTGCGACGTCATTTTCTCAAAATCGTGACTTTTTTGTATTAGCTGTAAACTGCCATGTATGAACTGTTAGCCATTAGTCTCGCAACCGCGTATCATTGGCACAAGAAGCCCTTAATATATATTTGAAAATGagacaaatttaaaatgtgaTATAGCCCTCCCTCTTTGTACGCAGATTACCTGATGACCACCACCTCTGCCTCTCCTGAATTTGTGGTGACCCCACCCTCGTTCTTTCCAGTTCACGCGCTGGCATAAATAATGAATGATCCCTAAACACCTCAACACGTATGTCAATGCTCTCGCAGGCAAGGAATTAAAAATGATTTACAGCACTTTGTTACATCCTTTTAGAAATCACTGGTGATCCttgtaatctgattggctctcagcagGGCGATTAATTCACTAATCGCGCGCTAATGTTCTGCCTTAAATCGCACCTTTCCCCAGTTAcaccaaagcaaaacaacgaGTAACATTTCAAGGCTTGTTTAAagtaaccaatgaaattgcaggaaaatgaaAGGCAAAAAAAGTTAGTGTTGCgaatttttgcaatattaactTTTCTTATCAAATGGATGTTCCAAAATGGATGTAATAACGTGGTGGTTGAACAgagtggagtacaattttggtctgaaatcataactatgatttcagaccaaattgcactccgCGCAATTCAGTTACCATTATAAGGCAGCCACTCAGGTTTAATGTCTAGTTTTTAGTAGTTTTAGTAACCTCTACTTTAAGTCCACAAATTTAGAACAGTATGGGCGATCTCTAAAGCTGATAATAAGATTTCAAGTTAGCCTCTTTTTACAAACTTTAAAATTCTTGACATTTTTAGTATCTTCTCTTTCCAAGTAAGTTCTTTCATGTACCTACATCATAATGATGCCTTACCTACATCTTTTGCTCAAATCTTTCGTTAATCCCAACTCGAAAACAGATTCAGAAATATTCAACCAGATACATTGATTTTTACCGATCGCACATCTGTAGAACAAATACTAAAAAGTTTTCGATCCTGTTTCAAGGTCCCAGAATATGGAATTCATTGCCGAACAACATCAAAAAAGCCCCAACTTTTAATATATTCAAGCTTGTGATCAAGCTATTTTTAAGGGTCAAACAGGGTGTAACCTAAATAGTTAGTTATGGTTAATATGTACgtcttttttctccaaaatgcCGCCTAGTGTTAAGTTGCTCGTTGGGGAAATCTCTACTTCTCATAAGCTCTGTTTCTCGGAGATTTCTCCGCCACAGTCATTCTTATACGTCAATTttaaattgaagcttaattaacCTATAACTTATTCTCGTTTTATTTTACTAACGTGTTCTATGtggcaaataaaatgaaataaaacaaaataaaaataaaatcagcTCCGACAATAAACAATATAGTGTGCAAATACATGATAAATGCAGAACAGTGAACCCCATTGCTTGTTTCTTAGCCCTACCACTTCAATTGTCTCCACAGTccctgaatgttttttttttctttatttcggaACGGGACTTTAAGTTGGATCTCACTAAGAAACACATCGAAACATAGTGAAATAAAAGaagggactgtgcaataattatctgAAGGAGGGGTTCTAAGTCTAATTGGGAAGGGTAGTGGTAATTACTTTATCTCAAAGGGAGCAGGGGGTCAGACGTTATTTCACAATTACTATAGGGGGCTTGAAGGCCCACTTTACTCCTTTTAGAACCCCCTCCAGATTATTATTGCATAGTCCCTAAGGACAAATATGGTTGAACCTGGATGAGGGCAATAAGGTTGAATGAACACGGATGTAGGTGGGTTGTAAATGTAAATGTCTCGGACAGTTAAAGTCGGGGGCTCGTGCTGGGTATGTACGGTATGTACACGACTGCTACTTTCCCTGAGACGGACTGGGATGACTTGGTAACCTCCCCTAACGTTGTGTCCGCCATGTTGAAAGATGGTTGCATAAGACGGATTTGTCAGCAAAATAGTCGTAATGTTAATTTGTTATCACCGGTCAACTGTTATCTCTCTGCATATTATAAATATCATTTTTTCCCTTAAGTGAATAGTTAATGTGAATCATGGCTTACAGATTTTGCATGGGAAGAGTAAATCCGTTTGTTTTTAAAACTAGTTTGAGGCTGGTTCAGTCCCAGGTAGGAACATATCATAGAATTACCGCGCCAAGTTCTGATGATTTACTCAGTGTTTTAATGCAGAGTGTTAACAAATTGTGTTTGAATAACAGACAGTCTTTGGCTGTTTGTGAGTTTGTCTTgccgttaatttttttttcagtttctgcGTTGCTCGAGCAATTGTCAAGGTTCACTATTGAATCAAAATGACACGAATTCATGGCTGCGGCGAGTATTCATCAATTTTGATCCTCCAAAGGGTAAGGCCGCTTAGAATTTCATTTCTCATGATT belongs to Acropora muricata isolate sample 2 chromosome 9, ASM3666990v1, whole genome shotgun sequence and includes:
- the LOC136929939 gene encoding ubiquitin carboxyl-terminal hydrolase 10-like isoform X4 translates to MPYSEESLIFGDFTTDEWEKYFCNTVSQTGSSRAVEFLFDLEFSDTEEQDASFKGPDDSGVEVGQESEQESASGKAVHFSNNSINLVNDSAFDKKEEQEPLDRIIQTNTGHIHFGQKSIVEDHDKEKRRVKPFSSFTVLSQSDGVPCLALTIPDQHMEKTDNERSHKRRRRRRQRKRSGSVSSSSSECSEKDRITLNSPGLFPKNNTFGSVLSSEGVAVEVNASNLHANVFHSTQENNFCDKESSSPRHSVSSSDGKNRKSSSSTDETLNSSPVQSDTDISITDTYQSSEKQWDRDLQRSESQTSTSTNQEIVENKETPKLSSWADLFKCSSSKSSLSVAIKAHNTVVTAKPHFKKTEEDQLSQTVIGVEEDKYAKQLADSLQKQKFLYNQEAFIPRGLTNKGNWCYINATLQALTGCSPFINLLRQLPFHKDKGLTSTPIIDSMLNFVNEFKEMPVKQGNSSMKLKTDLTIGQPIEPLYVYKMLSTIQSSLSVKGRQEDAQEFLSCILNGMHEEMLQLAKVNSPSIIDKQIVEGSIDIANETHLAKQSVSTWEVDEGDWEQVGRKNKSVITRMGTYPQSFISSIFGGFLRYSVHQSGLRGTANVEPFFELHLDVQPVTSVEEALKNLVLKEEVQGYTCTKTNAQVDISRRVTIESLPKILILHLKRFIYSKFGSQKLQKVIDYPLMLTIDKELLSSSVQSKHSTSQKTYKLFAVVYHHGKNAGGGHYTCDVCHPVYGWIRTDDTRLKIVPPNYVLKPTQGKDPYLLLYRRADLMP